In Ancalomicrobiaceae bacterium S20, the following proteins share a genomic window:
- the fliG gene encoding flagellar motor switch protein FliG — protein sequence MAAPALQKPALKIEAGETYRELAGAERAAVLLLALGEEHGRGIWQRLDELEVRQISIAMSRLGAVSPEMLENLFVDFVTKLSSKGSLTGNYDTTERILLSFMSPERVAQIMEEIRGPAGRNMWEKLSNVQENVLANYLKNEYPQTVALVLSKIKPDHAGRVLAILPEEFSLEVVNRMLRMEAVQKEVLDKVEQTLRVEFMSNLSHTSRRDAHELMAEIFNSFDRQTEARFLTALEEENRESAEKIKSLMFTFEDLGKLDGAGIQTLLRAVEKDKLAIALKGASESLRNTFFSNMSSRAAKMMTEDMEALGPVRLRDVDEAQGTMVNVAKDLAAKGEIMISKSKGEDELVY from the coding sequence ATGGCCGCCCCTGCCCTCCAGAAGCCCGCGCTGAAGATCGAAGCCGGCGAAACCTATCGCGAGCTCGCCGGCGCCGAACGCGCGGCCGTGCTGCTGCTCGCGCTCGGCGAGGAGCATGGCCGCGGCATCTGGCAGCGGCTCGATGAACTGGAAGTGCGTCAGATCTCGATCGCCATGTCGCGTCTCGGCGCCGTCAGCCCCGAGATGCTGGAGAACCTGTTCGTCGACTTCGTCACCAAGCTCTCCTCGAAGGGCTCGCTGACCGGCAACTACGATACGACCGAGCGGATCCTGCTCTCCTTCATGTCGCCGGAGCGCGTCGCCCAGATCATGGAGGAGATCCGTGGTCCGGCCGGCCGCAACATGTGGGAGAAGCTCTCCAACGTGCAGGAGAACGTGCTCGCGAACTATCTGAAGAACGAGTACCCGCAGACGGTCGCGCTCGTGCTGTCGAAGATCAAGCCGGACCATGCCGGCCGCGTGCTGGCGATCCTGCCGGAGGAGTTCTCGCTCGAGGTCGTCAACCGCATGCTCCGCATGGAGGCGGTGCAGAAGGAAGTGCTCGACAAGGTCGAGCAGACGCTGCGCGTCGAGTTCATGTCGAACCTCAGCCACACCTCGCGCCGCGACGCCCACGAGCTGATGGCGGAGATCTTCAACTCCTTCGACCGCCAGACGGAAGCCCGCTTCCTGACCGCGCTCGAGGAGGAGAACCGCGAGAGCGCCGAGAAGATCAAGTCGCTGATGTTCACCTTCGAGGATCTCGGCAAGCTCGACGGTGCCGGCATCCAGACGCTGCTGCGCGCGGTCGAGAAGGACAAGCTCGCCATCGCGCTGAAGGGCGCGAGCGAGAGCCTGCGCAACACCTTCTTCTCCAACATGTCGAGCCGTGCCGCCAAGATGATGACCGAGGACATGGAGGCGCTCGGCCCCGTGCGCCTGCGCGACGTCGACGAGGCGCAGGGCACGATGGTCAATGTCGCCAAGGATCTCGCCGCCAAGGGCGAGATCATGATCTCCAAGTCCAAGGGCGAGGACGAACTGGTCTACTGA
- a CDS encoding flagellar hook capping FlgD N-terminal domain-containing protein, whose translation MSISALTTPTVANSTNKSDSKSLSSNYQMFLQLLVTQLQNQSPLNPMDSSQFTTQLVQYSSVEQQIKSNATLTDLKTQLTANTATNLVSYLGSTVSGDGSTATATSGGATWSVNASDASPSATVTVKDSSGNTVYTSTKSMTKGTNAVTWDGTRSDGATVNAGDKYTISVSGSNSAGSNVTFSTDFSGTVTKVDFSGAEPILYIGDTSVSLWNITSVQKASSTASTSSN comes from the coding sequence ATGTCGATCAGCGCCCTGACCACGCCGACCGTGGCGAACTCGACGAACAAGTCGGACTCCAAGAGCCTGTCGTCGAACTACCAGATGTTCCTGCAGCTGCTCGTCACCCAGCTGCAGAACCAGAGCCCGCTCAATCCGATGGATTCGAGCCAGTTCACGACCCAGCTCGTGCAGTACTCCTCGGTCGAGCAGCAGATCAAGTCGAACGCGACGCTGACCGACCTGAAGACACAGCTCACCGCCAACACCGCGACCAACCTGGTCAGCTATCTCGGTTCGACGGTCAGCGGCGACGGCTCGACCGCGACCGCGACCAGCGGCGGCGCGACCTGGAGCGTCAACGCCTCCGATGCGAGCCCGAGTGCGACCGTTACGGTCAAGGACTCCAGCGGCAACACCGTCTACACCTCGACCAAGTCGATGACCAAGGGCACCAATGCCGTCACCTGGGACGGCACGCGCTCGGACGGCGCGACCGTCAATGCGGGCGACAAGTACACGATCTCGGTCAGCGGTTCGAACAGCGCCGGCAGCAACGTGACCTTCTCGACCGACTTCTCGGGCACAGTGACGAAGGTCGATTTCAGCGGCGCCGAGCCGATCCTCTATATCGGCGACACCAGCGTCTCGTTGTGGAATATCACTTCCGTCCAGAAGGCGAGCAGCACCGCCTCGACATCTTCGAACTGA
- the fliF gene encoding flagellar basal-body MS-ring/collar protein FliF, with protein MNGALEFLQKLGPARVAAMGAVAIALVGFFAFLILRVSQPNMAVMYSDLSVQDSAAIVKELDAQAITYELRQDGSQIMVPKDQMLRLRMRLAEKGIPSGGSVGYDIFDKSDALGTTSFVQNINRLRALEGELSRTIRAIDRIQAARVHLNIPDRQVFQRDKREPTASIVLKVRGQLEQQQIRSIQHLVASAIEGLKPNRVTVVDEGGRLLASGGEEDAQGLVSATLQERNAAYERRIEGQIESIVSSIVGQGRARVRVTAEMDYSRVTQTQDSFDPNGQVVRSTQTKEENSSNVQGDKQVTVANQVPGGTQDQNKDSSKEASNTSEETVNYEISKTSRVEVMEAGRVKKMSVAVLVDGVYTAANGAEPTYQPRPQADLDRIAALVRSAVGFDQNRGDQVEVVNLRFAEAPASLPLESQKQGLAGLFDFTKDDIMRLAELGVLFVMSLLVFFFGLRPLIKKVLGPEVVKTTILETTVTGAAGAAGAAGGQLALAGPDGQPAVGPDGQPIERGTLEDAAATALAGAGLIPADRLEQAKALGEMHATSIAKIGELITESPAEAAAIIRGWLAETAA; from the coding sequence GTGAACGGTGCTCTCGAGTTCCTCCAGAAGCTTGGTCCGGCGCGTGTCGCCGCCATGGGCGCGGTGGCGATCGCGCTCGTGGGCTTCTTTGCCTTCCTGATCCTGCGCGTCTCCCAGCCGAACATGGCGGTGATGTACTCGGACCTGTCGGTCCAGGACTCCGCCGCCATCGTCAAGGAACTCGACGCGCAGGCGATCACCTACGAGCTGCGTCAGGACGGCAGCCAGATCATGGTCCCGAAGGACCAGATGCTGCGCCTGCGCATGCGTCTGGCCGAGAAGGGCATCCCCTCGGGCGGCTCGGTCGGCTACGACATCTTCGACAAGTCCGACGCGCTCGGCACCACGAGCTTCGTCCAGAACATCAACCGCCTGCGCGCGCTCGAAGGCGAACTCTCCCGCACGATCCGCGCGATCGACCGCATCCAGGCCGCCCGCGTCCACCTGAACATCCCCGATCGTCAGGTCTTCCAGCGCGACAAGCGCGAGCCGACCGCCTCGATCGTGCTGAAGGTACGCGGCCAGCTCGAACAACAACAGATCCGCTCGATCCAGCACCTCGTCGCCTCCGCGATCGAGGGGCTGAAGCCGAACCGCGTCACGGTCGTCGACGAAGGCGGCCGTCTGCTCGCCAGCGGCGGCGAGGAAGACGCGCAGGGCCTCGTCTCCGCGACGCTGCAGGAGCGCAACGCCGCCTACGAGCGTCGCATCGAGGGCCAGATCGAATCGATCGTGTCGTCCATCGTCGGGCAGGGCCGCGCCCGCGTGCGCGTAACGGCCGAGATGGACTACAGCCGCGTCACCCAGACCCAGGACAGCTTCGACCCCAACGGTCAGGTGGTCCGCTCGACCCAGACCAAGGAGGAGAACTCCTCCAACGTCCAGGGCGACAAGCAGGTCACCGTCGCCAATCAGGTGCCGGGCGGCACGCAGGACCAGAACAAGGATAGTAGCAAGGAAGCCTCGAACACGAGCGAGGAGACCGTCAACTACGAGATCTCCAAGACCAGCCGCGTCGAGGTGATGGAGGCCGGCCGGGTCAAGAAGATGTCGGTCGCCGTGCTGGTCGATGGCGTCTACACGGCCGCGAACGGCGCCGAGCCGACCTATCAGCCGCGTCCGCAGGCCGATCTCGACCGGATCGCTGCCCTCGTGCGCTCCGCCGTCGGCTTCGACCAGAACCGCGGCGATCAGGTCGAGGTCGTCAACCTGCGCTTCGCCGAGGCGCCGGCCTCGCTGCCGCTGGAAAGCCAAAAGCAGGGTCTCGCCGGCCTGTTCGACTTCACCAAGGACGACATCATGCGGCTCGCCGAACTCGGCGTGCTGTTCGTGATGAGCCTGCTCGTGTTCTTCTTCGGCCTGCGTCCGCTGATCAAGAAGGTGCTCGGCCCGGAGGTCGTCAAGACGACCATCCTGGAGACCACCGTGACCGGCGCGGCCGGTGCCGCGGGCGCCGCCGGCGGCCAGCTCGCCCTCGCCGGCCCCGACGGACAGCCGGCCGTCGGCCCCGACGGCCAGCCGATCGAGAGAGGGACGCTCGAGGACGCCGCCGCCACCGCGCTCGCCGGCGCCGGCCTGATCCCGGCCGACCGCCTGGAACAGGCCAAGGCGCTCGGCGAGATGCACGCCACGTCGATCGCCAAGATCGGCGAACTGATCACCGAAAGCCCCGCCGAAGCCGCCGCGATCATCCGCGGCTGGCTCGCCGAAACCGCAGCGTGA
- the mnmA gene encoding tRNA 2-thiouridine(34) synthase MnmA, with translation MPNSLDLPGRPEDTRVVVAMSGGVDSSVVAGLLKREGYDVVGVTLQLYDHGEATHRKGACCAGQDIHDARRVAEAIGIPHYVLDYEQRFREAVIDRFAESYLHGETPVPCVSCNQTVKFSDLLDTAKTLGADALATGHYVRSAALPNGHRGLYRPVDLDRDQSYFLYATTQEQLDFLRFPLGGMTKPETRELARTLGLMVAEKHDSQDICFVPSGRYAEVIERLKPDSVEPGDIVHVDGRVLGRHDGIIRYTIGQRRGIGVSVGEPLYVVHLDADRRRVVVGPREALMTRRLHLRAVNWIGDGPLSAVPEAGIELWAKVRSTRPPQPALLTVEAGEAIVELIDGEHGVAPGQAAVFYDSPETHARVLGGGTIARVERSLEAERALRHLETGSTAAAAE, from the coding sequence ATGCCGAATTCCCTCGACCTTCCCGGCCGCCCCGAAGACACGCGGGTCGTCGTCGCCATGTCGGGCGGCGTCGATTCCTCGGTCGTGGCCGGGCTGCTGAAGCGTGAGGGCTACGACGTCGTCGGGGTGACGCTGCAGCTCTACGACCACGGCGAGGCCACGCATCGCAAGGGCGCCTGCTGCGCCGGCCAGGACATCCATGACGCCCGCCGGGTCGCCGAGGCGATCGGCATCCCGCACTATGTGCTCGACTACGAGCAGCGCTTCCGCGAGGCGGTGATCGACCGTTTCGCCGAGAGCTATCTGCATGGCGAGACGCCGGTGCCCTGCGTCTCGTGCAATCAGACCGTCAAGTTCTCCGACCTGCTCGACACGGCCAAGACGCTCGGCGCCGACGCGCTGGCGACCGGCCACTATGTCCGCAGCGCCGCGCTGCCGAACGGGCATCGCGGCCTCTATCGTCCGGTCGATCTCGATCGCGACCAGAGCTACTTCCTCTATGCGACGACGCAGGAGCAGCTCGATTTCCTGCGTTTCCCGCTCGGCGGCATGACCAAGCCGGAGACGCGCGAGCTCGCGCGCACGCTCGGGCTGATGGTCGCGGAAAAGCACGACAGCCAGGACATCTGCTTCGTGCCTTCCGGACGCTATGCCGAGGTGATCGAGCGTCTGAAGCCGGATTCGGTCGAGCCCGGCGACATCGTCCATGTCGACGGCCGCGTGCTCGGCCGGCACGACGGCATCATCCGCTATACGATCGGCCAGCGGCGCGGCATCGGCGTCTCGGTCGGCGAGCCGCTTTATGTCGTGCATCTCGACGCCGATCGCCGCCGCGTGGTCGTCGGCCCGCGCGAGGCGCTGATGACCCGGCGGCTGCACCTGCGCGCGGTCAACTGGATCGGCGACGGCCCGCTCTCGGCGGTGCCGGAGGCGGGCATCGAACTCTGGGCCAAGGTGCGCTCGACGCGGCCGCCGCAGCCGGCGCTGCTGACGGTCGAGGCCGGCGAGGCGATCGTCGAGCTGATCGACGGCGAGCACGGCGTCGCGCCAGGCCAGGCGGCGGTGTTCTACGACAGCCCGGAGACGCATGCGCGCGTGCTCGGCGGTGGAACCATCGCGCGCGTCGAACGTAGCCTCGAGGCGGAGAGGGCGCTGAGGCACCTCGAGACCGGTTCAACGGCCGCCGCGGCCGAGTGA
- the fliN gene encoding flagellar motor switch protein FliN: protein MEAQKAARSSDEEPVQARSAADLEAVFDVPVRVSAILGQSRMRVSDLLRMSTGTVLELDRKVGEAIDIYVNDRLVARGEVVLVEDRLGVTMTEIIKSER from the coding sequence ATGGAAGCCCAGAAGGCCGCCCGCAGCTCCGACGAGGAGCCGGTACAGGCCCGCTCCGCCGCCGATCTCGAGGCCGTGTTCGACGTGCCCGTGCGCGTCTCGGCCATCCTCGGCCAGTCGCGCATGCGCGTCTCCGACCTGTTGCGCATGTCGACCGGGACGGTGCTCGAACTCGACCGCAAGGTCGGCGAGGCGATCGACATCTACGTCAATGATCGGCTGGTCGCGCGCGGCGAAGTCGTCCTCGTCGAGGACCGGCTCGGCGTGACCATGACCGAAATCATCAAGTCCGAACGGTGA
- a CDS encoding DUF1153 domain-containing protein, which translates to MTDQVRPRVKYVIGPDGSPLTIADLPPQDTKRWVIRRKAEVVAAVRGGLLSLEEACSRYTLTVEEFLAWQQSIDRHGLAGLRTTRIQQYRQ; encoded by the coding sequence ATGACCGATCAAGTTCGACCGCGGGTCAAGTATGTAATCGGACCGGACGGCAGTCCGCTGACGATCGCAGACTTGCCACCGCAAGATACCAAGCGCTGGGTCATCCGCCGCAAGGCGGAAGTCGTGGCCGCCGTCCGCGGAGGCCTCCTCTCGCTGGAAGAAGCCTGCAGCCGCTATACCCTGACCGTCGAGGAATTCCTCGCCTGGCAGCAGTCGATCGACCGTCACGGTCTCGCGGGCCTGCGCACAACCAGGATCCAGCAATACCGCCAGTGA
- a CDS encoding LysE family transporter, protein MSATLSIFASLAAAQFALAIVPGPNMALVLAAGNRDRRLGLMTALGIATAALVWAAAGMTGLGATLAGLPGITEALRIACGLYLILLGGLAVVRAFKADASAIDTADTGSTDAALCRDAAVRAFRAGFLTTITHPKAIPFYLAIFAATGADHLDGVACAAAVLLMPLVGLVWNGALALLVATGPLRAGLQRHRRMAEGVAGTAMIGFGAKLITSRG, encoded by the coding sequence ATGTCCGCTACGCTGTCGATCTTCGCGAGCCTCGCCGCCGCCCAGTTCGCGCTGGCGATCGTGCCGGGGCCGAACATGGCGCTGGTGCTCGCCGCCGGTAACCGCGACCGCCGCCTCGGCCTCATGACCGCGCTCGGCATCGCGACCGCGGCGCTCGTGTGGGCCGCCGCCGGCATGACCGGCCTCGGCGCGACGCTCGCCGGCCTGCCCGGCATCACCGAGGCGCTGCGCATCGCCTGCGGTCTCTACCTGATCCTGCTCGGCGGGCTCGCCGTGGTCCGGGCGTTCAAGGCCGATGCCAGCGCGATCGATACCGCGGACACCGGTTCGACCGATGCCGCGCTCTGCCGCGACGCCGCCGTGCGCGCGTTCCGGGCCGGCTTCCTGACCACGATCACCCACCCGAAGGCGATCCCGTTCTATCTGGCGATCTTCGCGGCGACCGGCGCCGATCATCTCGACGGCGTCGCCTGCGCGGCCGCAGTCCTGCTGATGCCGCTGGTCGGTCTCGTCTGGAACGGCGCGCTCGCGCTCCTGGTCGCCACCGGCCCGTTGCGCGCCGGCCTGCAACGCCACCGGCGCATGGCGGAAGGCGTCGCCGGCACCGCCATGATCGGTTTCGGCGCGAAGCTCATCACCTCGCGGGGGTAA
- a CDS encoding FliH/SctL family protein, producing the protein MATPARYLFDIDFSAPPPPPMPEPDPEPVAPPRPMIDLEDHQAELAAAIEKARAEGHEEGYMEGRMAAEARAAERLADEAARLSAAVRSLVASQDAERLAVERQAVELAVAVARKLAGRLIDAEPLAEIRALVAESLGPLRKAPHLVLRLAAAHADGIRGEVDRIARETGFEGRVVILGEEDLGPGDCRIEWADGGIVRDRAALDAEVEAAVARYFEGRAASLATIHDDPVDADRTRG; encoded by the coding sequence ATGGCCACTCCCGCGCGCTACCTTTTCGATATCGACTTCTCGGCCCCTCCGCCGCCGCCCATGCCGGAGCCGGATCCCGAGCCGGTCGCGCCGCCGCGCCCGATGATCGACCTGGAGGACCACCAGGCCGAACTCGCCGCCGCGATCGAGAAGGCGCGCGCCGAAGGCCACGAGGAAGGCTACATGGAAGGCCGCATGGCCGCCGAGGCGCGCGCGGCCGAGCGGCTCGCCGACGAGGCCGCCCGGCTCTCCGCCGCCGTCCGTTCGCTGGTCGCCTCCCAGGACGCCGAACGCCTCGCCGTCGAACGCCAGGCGGTCGAACTCGCCGTCGCGGTCGCCCGCAAGCTCGCCGGCCGGCTGATCGACGCCGAGCCGCTGGCGGAGATCCGCGCGCTGGTCGCCGAGAGCCTCGGCCCGCTCCGGAAGGCGCCGCATCTGGTGCTGCGCCTCGCCGCGGCCCATGCCGACGGCATCCGCGGCGAGGTCGACCGCATCGCCCGCGAGACCGGCTTCGAGGGGCGCGTGGTCATCCTCGGCGAGGAGGACCTCGGCCCCGGCGATTGCCGGATCGAATGGGCCGACGGCGGCATCGTCCGCGATCGCGCCGCCCTCGACGCCGAGGTCGAGGCGGCCGTCGCCCGCTATTTCGAGGGACGCGCCGCGTCGCTCGCCACCATTCACGACGATCCGGTCGACGCCGACCGGACCAGGGGGTGA
- a CDS encoding sigma-54 dependent transcriptional regulator, whose amino-acid sequence MRLLIVGGLGGQLAIASKMAMDRGASVTHADGVEMALKILRSGKGADLLMVDVGQPIAELVRRLEMEMIHVPIVACGTATNARAAVDAIRAGAKEYIPLPPDPELIAAVLSAVAEDAKDLIVRDDAMARVVRLADQVAASEASILITGESGTGKEVLARHVHRKSARANKPFIAVNCAAIPDNLLESELFGHEKGAFTGAIARRVGKFEEADGGTLLLDEISEMDFRLQSKLLRAIQERVIDRVGGTKPVPVDIRIIATSNRTLADEVRKGTFREDLLYRLNVVNLKIPPLRERPADIIALAEFFAEKYAKANGMKPKPIGHDARRELVRNRWPGNVRELENCMHRAVLLAMTDEIDADAIRTPDGVKLGEANGPVAGTPATPGGYDQTVRRAAETAEAVTRALVGRTVADVERDLILSTLDHCLGNRTHAANILGISIRTLRNKLKEYSDDGIAVPPPGGAERDVA is encoded by the coding sequence ATGCGCCTCCTGATCGTCGGTGGCCTGGGCGGCCAGCTCGCGATCGCCTCGAAGATGGCGATGGACCGCGGCGCTTCCGTCACCCATGCGGACGGGGTCGAAATGGCCCTGAAGATCCTGCGCTCGGGCAAGGGCGCGGACCTGCTCATGGTCGACGTCGGTCAGCCGATCGCCGAGCTGGTACGCCGGCTCGAGATGGAGATGATCCACGTCCCGATCGTCGCCTGCGGCACCGCGACCAACGCGCGCGCCGCGGTCGACGCGATCCGCGCCGGGGCGAAGGAGTACATCCCGCTGCCGCCCGATCCGGAGCTGATCGCCGCGGTGCTGTCGGCGGTCGCGGAGGATGCCAAGGATCTGATCGTCCGCGACGACGCCATGGCCCGCGTCGTGCGCCTCGCCGATCAGGTCGCCGCCTCCGAGGCCTCGATCCTGATCACCGGCGAGAGCGGCACCGGCAAGGAAGTGCTCGCCCGCCATGTCCATCGCAAGTCGGCGCGGGCCAACAAGCCGTTCATCGCGGTCAACTGCGCGGCGATCCCCGACAACCTGCTCGAGAGCGAGCTGTTCGGTCACGAGAAGGGCGCCTTCACCGGCGCCATCGCCCGGCGCGTCGGCAAGTTCGAGGAGGCCGACGGCGGCACGCTGCTGCTCGACGAAATCTCGGAGATGGATTTCCGTCTTCAATCCAAGCTTCTGCGCGCGATCCAGGAACGCGTGATCGACCGCGTCGGCGGCACCAAGCCGGTGCCGGTCGACATCCGCATCATCGCGACCTCGAACCGCACGCTGGCCGACGAGGTGCGCAAGGGCACGTTCCGCGAGGATCTGCTCTATCGGCTCAATGTCGTGAACCTGAAGATCCCGCCCCTGCGCGAGCGCCCGGCCGACATCATCGCGCTGGCGGAGTTCTTCGCCGAGAAATACGCCAAGGCCAACGGCATGAAGCCGAAGCCGATCGGCCACGACGCCCGCCGCGAGCTGGTGCGCAACCGCTGGCCCGGCAATGTGCGCGAGCTCGAGAACTGCATGCACCGCGCCGTGCTGCTCGCCATGACCGACGAGATCGATGCCGACGCGATCCGCACGCCGGACGGCGTCAAGCTTGGCGAGGCGAACGGGCCGGTCGCCGGCACGCCGGCGACGCCGGGCGGCTACGACCAGACCGTCCGCCGCGCCGCCGAGACGGCGGAAGCGGTGACGCGCGCGCTGGTCGGCCGCACGGTGGCCGATGTCGAGCGCGACCTGATCCTGTCGACGCTCGACCATTGCCTCGGCAACCGGACGCATGCGGCGAACATCCTCGGCATCTCGATCCGCACGCTCAGAAACAAGCTCAAGGAATATTCCGACGACGGCATCGCCGTGCCGCCGCCGGGCGGCGCGGAACGCGACGTCGCCTGA
- a CDS encoding methyltransferase domain-containing protein, giving the protein MPGNNDRDPRGALGRAVVLQGKTYKLEATPRLDQRSVLEAYSRWAPVYDFVFGRTPLFGRFFDLGRTLAVDHINGREGRVLEVGVGTGISLPRYAPHLTVTGIDLSPDMLALARKRVEAAGLGNIEALTEMDASLLAFPDASFETVAVMYTITVVPHPEQVMAEVERVTKPGGEAVFVSHFASDAGWRKAIEGGLTPFTKKLGWRPDFPVSRILNRPGFEHVETRRFGPLGIFSMVRLRRTEG; this is encoded by the coding sequence ATGCCGGGAAACAACGACCGTGATCCGCGCGGCGCGCTTGGCCGCGCCGTCGTCTTGCAGGGGAAGACCTACAAGCTCGAAGCCACGCCGCGGCTCGACCAGCGTTCGGTGCTGGAGGCCTATTCGCGCTGGGCGCCGGTCTACGATTTCGTGTTCGGCCGCACGCCGCTGTTCGGGCGGTTCTTCGACCTGGGCCGCACGCTCGCCGTCGACCACATCAATGGTCGCGAGGGCCGGGTGCTCGAGGTCGGCGTCGGCACCGGCATCAGCCTGCCGCGCTATGCGCCGCATCTGACCGTGACCGGCATCGACCTGTCGCCGGACATGCTGGCGCTCGCGCGCAAGCGCGTCGAGGCGGCCGGGCTCGGCAACATCGAGGCGCTGACCGAGATGGACGCCTCGCTGCTCGCCTTTCCGGACGCGTCGTTCGAGACGGTCGCGGTCATGTACACGATCACGGTCGTGCCGCATCCCGAGCAGGTGATGGCCGAGGTCGAGCGCGTGACCAAGCCCGGCGGCGAGGCGGTGTTCGTCTCGCACTTCGCCTCCGACGCCGGCTGGCGCAAGGCGATCGAGGGCGGGCTCACGCCGTTCACCAAGAAGCTCGGCTGGCGGCCGGACTTCCCCGTCAGCCGCATCCTGAACCGCCCGGGTTTCGAACATGTCGAGACGCGCCGTTTCGGCCCGCTCGGCATTTTTTCCATGGTGCGGCTCAGGCGGACCGAAGGCTGA
- a CDS encoding flagellar hook-length control protein FliK has protein sequence MPTPVRVAPIPQQAAPQPSARSARDTSGADDRPSDFEAQVAATRRADDTRTNDRANDRAADRTDRTKAAAGKSTDQSDSADAKKADADKDEKADKDATDATAGAALALLVQNGLTAGATGQGALASPASLGAVPGGSAATDGEIDGVDAAKAKGPGATLPGSATLDPLAGSGAAGVGTDTVGDAKALDGKTLDGKAAQLLAGQDGAGKGADTDKTAAATTAAGSGTDTTAAKTTSGATPTDPTQAAASASASGTATTAAGTTPATQAATAAAQADTVAKDTATASTQATRPTATAVTAAADSGLRSIVARRVEGPVKAKEADNGAQPNAGTTTTGSTNPTAKDGSAPLDQTIVPSIDASKTQAGTTQAQTVGATAGATPDPAAVLAQQDARRRDDDAKTGAAPDAAAPVGQIGAPSGTGHARAADATTTTAQAAAATTTGHAVDTAALASSIATHAKDGHSRFEIRLDPPELGRVDVKLKVGSDGEVRAHLIVERSETLDMMMRDQRGLERALENAGLKTDGSGLQFSLRDQGNGNQSNQGWRNYDAQSLTGRAATAEDDSSIAAARAAVYGARTRAGGLDLRV, from the coding sequence TTGCCGACCCCCGTTCGCGTCGCCCCCATTCCCCAGCAGGCCGCTCCCCAGCCGAGCGCCAGGTCCGCCCGCGACACCAGCGGTGCGGACGACCGTCCGTCCGACTTCGAGGCCCAGGTCGCCGCAACCCGGCGCGCCGACGACACGCGCACCAACGACCGAGCCAATGACCGCGCCGCCGATCGGACCGACCGGACCAAGGCCGCGGCGGGCAAGTCCACCGACCAGAGCGACAGCGCCGACGCCAAGAAGGCCGACGCGGACAAGGATGAGAAGGCGGACAAGGACGCCACCGATGCGACCGCCGGCGCCGCGCTCGCACTCCTAGTCCAGAACGGCCTGACCGCCGGCGCGACCGGCCAGGGCGCGCTCGCCTCGCCGGCGAGCCTCGGCGCCGTGCCGGGCGGCTCGGCCGCGACCGATGGCGAGATCGACGGCGTCGACGCCGCCAAGGCCAAGGGCCCGGGCGCCACGCTGCCGGGCTCCGCCACGCTCGATCCGCTCGCCGGCTCCGGCGCCGCCGGCGTCGGCACGGACACGGTCGGCGACGCCAAGGCGCTCGACGGCAAGACGCTCGACGGCAAGGCAGCGCAGTTGCTCGCGGGCCAGGACGGGGCCGGCAAGGGCGCCGACACCGACAAGACCGCGGCCGCGACGACGGCCGCCGGCAGCGGCACCGATACGACGGCGGCCAAGACCACCTCCGGCGCGACGCCGACGGACCCGACGCAGGCCGCCGCGAGCGCGTCGGCCTCCGGAACGGCGACAACCGCCGCCGGCACCACACCAGCAACCCAGGCGGCAACCGCCGCCGCGCAGGCCGACACGGTGGCGAAGGACACCGCGACCGCCAGCACGCAGGCGACCCGCCCGACCGCCACCGCCGTGACGGCCGCCGCCGACAGCGGCCTGCGGTCGATCGTGGCGAGGCGCGTCGAAGGCCCGGTCAAGGCCAAGGAGGCCGACAACGGCGCCCAGCCGAACGCCGGCACGACCACGACGGGTTCGACGAACCCGACCGCCAAGGATGGGTCCGCGCCACTCGATCAGACCATCGTTCCGTCGATCGACGCGTCCAAGACCCAGGCCGGAACCACCCAGGCGCAGACCGTCGGCGCCACTGCCGGCGCGACGCCCGATCCGGCCGCCGTGCTCGCCCAGCAGGATGCGCGCCGGCGCGACGACGACGCCAAGACCGGCGCCGCGCCGGATGCGGCCGCGCCTGTCGGCCAGATCGGCGCGCCGAGCGGCACAGGCCATGCGCGGGCAGCCGATGCCACGACCACGACCGCCCAGGCGGCCGCCGCCACGACGACCGGTCACGCGGTCGACACCGCGGCCCTCGCCTCCTCGATCGCGACCCACGCCAAGGACGGCCACAGCCGCTTCGAGATCCGGCTGGATCCGCCAGAACTCGGCCGGGTCGACGTCAAGTTGAAGGTCGGCAGCGACGGCGAGGTCCGCGCGCATCTGATCGTCGAGCGCTCCGAAACGCTCGACATGATGATGCGCGACCAGCGCGGCCTGGAGCGCGCGCTCGAGAACGCCGGTCTCAAGACCGACGGCTCGGGCCTGCAGTTCTCGCTGCGCGATCAGGGCAACGGCAACCAGTCGAACCAGGGCTGGCGCAACTACGACGCCCAGTCGCTGACCGGCCGCGCGGCGACCGCCGAGGACGACAGCAGCATCGCCGCGGCCCGCGCCGCGGTCTATGGCGCGCGCACGCGCGCCGGCGGCTTGGACCTCAGGGTCTGA